A window from Candidatus Omnitrophota bacterium encodes these proteins:
- the pilO gene encoding type 4a pilus biogenesis protein PilO has product MGKFQLDLKNAKQVTIIAVAATAGFLYLYVNFLLLPQISGIAKAYKKLNNISSEVKAAERDVSQVEGLRKQVAASRDRIESYERTLPAGQEIPKLLSDLSDMAKRSGVKIVGITPLPPKDDKVPTQTIYQEIPILISAKSGYHELGRFISNLETSDRFMKVADISIKSNKSAPKRHDVEILVLTYILLVNG; this is encoded by the coding sequence ATGGGAAAATTTCAATTAGACCTGAAGAACGCAAAACAGGTGACTATCATCGCTGTGGCCGCGACCGCAGGATTTTTATATCTGTATGTCAATTTTTTACTATTGCCGCAGATATCGGGCATAGCTAAGGCGTACAAAAAATTGAATAATATTTCGAGCGAGGTCAAGGCCGCGGAACGAGATGTCTCTCAGGTTGAAGGTTTGAGAAAACAGGTGGCGGCTTCCCGCGACAGGATAGAATCTTACGAAAGGACCTTGCCGGCCGGCCAGGAGATACCAAAATTACTTTCGGATCTTTCGGACATGGCCAAGAGGTCGGGCGTTAAAATAGTAGGCATAACGCCATTACCGCCCAAAGATGATAAGGTACCAACTCAAACTATATATCAGGAGATACCGATACTTATAAGCGCTAAGTCCGGATATCATGAATTAGGCAGATTCATTTCCAACCTTGAAACTTCTGACAGATTCATGAAGGTGGCGGATATAAGCATAAAATCCAATAAGTCTGCTCCTAAAAGGCATGACGTAGAGATACTCGTTTTGACATACATACTTTTGGTGAATGGATGA
- a CDS encoding secretin N-terminal domain-containing protein has translation MNSKNTIIFVALFLIFSSSGQALTQESDPIENKDPIVSSAQTDVSISKTDTTPAQTDVSAVPVVPEKSVQDKTLLLDSGNVTINFKGADIKTVLAYISEVSGVDIVPAPDVKGVIDLKLTNKPWKVALDIILRNYGFAYEREGDIIRVVTVSQLKQEELASQAFSLNYSKCKDVVDSIKNIVSEKGKVTFDERTNTVIVTDIPTNLYKISQIISRLDKKTQQVLIDARVIETVLGDDEKMGINWGVKVSASGAKRPITFPFSQFALASKWLPQVQVTSPTMSTSITGSSVTETTDFPHDATGVSAFPYATTDDYTFGTLDFTGLTAVLEMLKERTNTDVVSNPRIATLNNHEALINVGQTLNMPTYERNSSTGKMEITGYTAKDLGIILKVTPHINDVGEIVVDLEPQITDLLRYDTLDATSGVVAPVFSTRIAKTQVMIKNGQTIFIGGLIKENDVNMKHKLPIIGDICENVPILGFMTSKKEITKQKTELIFFITVNLMEPGQGIKDIPIPSNVYTPAYTMIRPPDSGDTKKGKKK, from the coding sequence GTGAATAGTAAAAATACCATAATATTTGTAGCGCTGTTTCTTATTTTTTCTTCCTCCGGCCAGGCTCTTACGCAGGAAAGCGATCCGATAGAAAATAAAGACCCGATTGTTTCATCGGCTCAGACAGATGTTTCCATCTCAAAGACGGATACTACCCCCGCGCAAACAGATGTTTCCGCTGTTCCGGTCGTACCGGAGAAGTCAGTTCAGGATAAGACGTTGTTACTCGATTCCGGCAACGTTACAATAAATTTTAAAGGCGCCGACATAAAGACCGTCCTGGCGTATATATCGGAGGTTTCGGGGGTGGATATAGTCCCGGCTCCGGACGTCAAAGGCGTGATAGATCTTAAGCTGACCAATAAGCCATGGAAAGTCGCGCTCGACATCATATTGCGCAATTACGGTTTTGCTTACGAACGTGAAGGTGACATAATCAGGGTTGTTACGGTAAGCCAGCTGAAACAGGAAGAACTGGCCTCCCAGGCGTTCAGTTTGAATTACAGCAAGTGCAAGGATGTTGTGGATTCGATAAAAAACATAGTAAGTGAAAAAGGCAAGGTTACATTCGATGAACGGACAAATACGGTTATAGTTACCGACATCCCGACCAATCTTTATAAAATAAGCCAGATCATATCGCGGCTTGATAAAAAGACGCAACAGGTACTGATAGATGCCAGGGTAATCGAAACCGTGCTCGGCGATGACGAAAAGATGGGTATTAACTGGGGTGTTAAGGTAAGCGCGTCCGGCGCCAAGCGCCCGATCACGTTCCCGTTCTCGCAATTTGCTCTCGCGAGCAAATGGTTGCCGCAGGTGCAGGTAACCTCCCCAACGATGTCTACATCGATTACAGGTTCATCTGTTACGGAAACGACCGATTTTCCTCACGATGCGACCGGTGTGTCGGCATTCCCGTATGCTACCACGGATGATTATACGTTCGGCACGCTCGATTTTACAGGGCTTACCGCAGTTCTGGAAATGTTGAAGGAGAGGACCAATACGGACGTGGTGTCGAACCCGAGGATTGCCACTCTGAATAATCACGAAGCGCTGATAAACGTGGGGCAGACTCTTAATATGCCTACCTACGAGAGAAATTCTTCGACAGGTAAAATGGAGATAACCGGATATACCGCGAAGGATCTCGGCATTATATTGAAGGTGACCCCGCATATAAATGATGTCGGCGAGATAGTGGTGGATCTGGAGCCGCAGATAACGGATCTATTGCGTTACGATACTCTCGATGCTACCAGTGGTGTCGTCGCGCCGGTATTCTCTACGCGTATCGCCAAGACGCAGGTTATGATAAAGAACGGACAGACGATTTTTATAGGCGGCCTTATCAAAGAGAACGATGTTAATATGAAGCATAAGCTTCCGATCATCGGAGATATTTGCGAAAATGTGCCGATATTAGGATTTATGACTTCCAAAAAAGAGATCACAAAGCAGAAGACAGAGTTGATATTCTTTATTACCGTAAATCTTATGGAGCCTGGACAGGGAATAAAAGATATACCTATCCCGAGCAATGTCTACACTCCAGCTTATACTATGATAAGACCACCCGATAGCGGTGATACAAAAAAGGGAAAGAAGAAATAA
- a CDS encoding PilN domain-containing protein, which yields MITINLLPEELRAKESSLTQFKIDFKGNARLFKNVAISAVAVLIVTHIVLFFIGARSSSLSSGLERKYSRLLPEKKEYESLKVEADIANGKAKAIDELLANRFSWAGKLNELSDCVPQGIWLTDLSYDEKMSQIAVQVPVSSMRSGVKKEITKTETKEAVLRYLNISGYATSMGEQGTALVGKFIAQMKESAAFFADFSEIKLESIKSEKVLEQEAMSFKITCQFKN from the coding sequence ATGATAACGATAAATCTATTACCGGAAGAGTTGAGGGCAAAGGAGTCTTCCCTTACACAGTTTAAGATAGACTTCAAGGGCAATGCCCGGCTTTTCAAAAATGTCGCGATATCGGCCGTAGCCGTACTTATAGTGACACACATCGTCCTGTTCTTCATAGGAGCGAGAAGCTCGAGTTTATCCAGCGGCCTGGAGCGAAAGTACAGCCGCCTTTTACCGGAGAAGAAGGAGTATGAATCCCTGAAGGTGGAAGCGGATATAGCGAATGGTAAGGCAAAGGCCATAGACGAACTCCTCGCAAATCGCTTTAGCTGGGCCGGAAAACTGAACGAACTGAGCGATTGCGTACCGCAGGGCATATGGTTGACGGACCTTTCATATGACGAGAAAATGAGTCAGATAGCGGTGCAGGTTCCGGTTTCCTCAATGCGTTCCGGTGTTAAGAAAGAGATAACAAAAACCGAGACGAAAGAGGCTGTGCTTAGGTATCTCAATATTTCGGGATATGCGACCAGCATGGGAGAACAGGGGACGGCGCTTGTCGGTAAGTTTATTGCCCAAATGAAAGAGAGCGCGGCTTTCTTCGCTGATTTTAGCGAGATAAAGCTCGAGTCGATAAAAAGCGAAAAGGTTTTGGAGCAGGAAGCCATGAGCTTTAAAATAACGTGTCAATTTAAGAATTAA